A window of the Caldisericum sp. genome harbors these coding sequences:
- a CDS encoding sigma 54-interacting transcriptional regulator: MEGRIKEKFFTVSKEDLERRKELYSDYISVLKEVFSHFSKETPITVSFIDKDGVVIYSVGNEKDPVIFEGMIFNEELGKTAIRTAINELRPVEIKGSEHTHPMFYDWSCCAVPIFEEDGLVGVLSISTRSVHYPKFILELAKLMANNISKQVLLERAIKEINLSKEFIKVFAEGYKDGVLILDKYANVVYINSTGASILRINREEAIGRNVTEIVDFTPVILEVFRTHQGYVDREFIIESPSRGTLHFIKTAVVLKDNDGNFAGVVDFFREIDKVRKFVTSFIGAEARFTFDDIKGKSQKLLEAIRIANIAAHSNASVLITGETGTGKEMFAQAIHFASSRSKGPFVAINCSAIPQELAESEFFGYVGGSFTDADKKGRPGKFELANGGTLFLDEVGDLPLSLQPKILRALEDKVITRVGGTKSVKVDVRVIAATNKNLEELVEKGLFRRDLFYRLNVIQISIPPLRDRPEDIEVLVGHFIERLSKSLGKEIKGYDRSFIEPLLQYRFPGNVRELQNIIERAIVTANMPILTRSNLPQELFKNEDEGYVSSAQSFEALRKQYIEHVLLETNYNISETARRLGVSRPTLYSLIRKYSIQIP, encoded by the coding sequence ATGGAAGGCAGGATAAAGGAAAAATTTTTTACAGTTTCAAAAGAAGATCTTGAAAGAAGAAAGGAACTTTATTCAGACTATATCAGTGTCTTAAAAGAAGTTTTTTCGCATTTCTCAAAAGAAACACCTATTACTGTTTCCTTTATCGATAAAGATGGAGTAGTGATATATTCTGTTGGCAATGAAAAAGACCCTGTTATATTTGAAGGAATGATATTTAATGAGGAACTTGGGAAAACCGCGATAAGAACGGCAATTAATGAGTTAAGACCGGTTGAAATAAAAGGAAGTGAACATACTCATCCTATGTTCTATGATTGGTCTTGTTGCGCTGTTCCAATTTTTGAAGAGGACGGTCTTGTGGGTGTTCTAAGCATTTCTACTCGAAGTGTACATTATCCCAAATTTATACTTGAACTTGCAAAACTTATGGCGAACAATATTTCAAAGCAAGTTCTTCTTGAGAGGGCAATAAAAGAAATCAATCTTTCTAAAGAATTTATCAAGGTTTTTGCGGAGGGTTACAAGGATGGAGTTCTTATTCTCGATAAATATGCAAATGTGGTTTATATAAATTCAACTGGCGCTTCAATTCTAAGAATTAATCGTGAAGAAGCAATTGGAAGGAATGTAACAGAGATTGTTGATTTCACTCCTGTTATACTTGAGGTTTTCAGGACACACCAGGGATATGTTGATAGAGAATTTATTATTGAAAGCCCATCAAGAGGAACGCTACATTTTATTAAGACGGCAGTTGTGTTAAAGGATAATGATGGTAATTTTGCAGGTGTTGTTGACTTCTTTAGAGAAATTGATAAAGTTAGAAAATTTGTTACCTCTTTTATAGGTGCAGAAGCACGTTTTACTTTTGATGACATAAAAGGCAAAAGCCAAAAACTACTTGAGGCAATAAGAATAGCAAATATTGCTGCTCATTCGAACGCTTCGGTTCTCATAACAGGGGAAACAGGCACAGGGAAGGAAATGTTTGCACAGGCAATTCATTTTGCATCTTCAAGATCCAAAGGTCCTTTCGTTGCAATTAATTGTTCTGCAATACCCCAGGAACTTGCAGAAAGTGAGTTTTTCGGGTATGTTGGCGGTTCTTTTACTGATGCCGACAAAAAAGGACGGCCTGGAAAATTTGAACTTGCAAACGGTGGGACTCTATTCCTAGATGAGGTTGGAGATTTGCCGCTTTCTCTTCAGCCCAAGATTCTTAGAGCGCTTGAGGATAAAGTAATCACAAGAGTTGGTGGTACAAAGTCAGTAAAGGTAGATGTGCGAGTAATTGCCGCAACCAACAAGAATCTTGAAGAACTTGTAGAAAAAGGTCTTTTTAGAAGGGACCTCTTCTATAGGCTCAATGTAATTCAGATAAGTATTCCACCATTACGAGATCGGCCTGAAGATATAGAAGTCCTCGTTGGGCATTTTATTGAAAGGCTGTCAAAAAGCCTTGGAAAAGAAATTAAAGGTTATGATAGAAGTTTTATCGAACCACTACTTCAGTATCGATTTCCTGGAAATGTCCGGGAACTTCAGAATATTATTGAGCGAGCGATAGTCACCGCAAATATGCCAATACTAACACGATCAAATTTACCGCAAGAATTATTTAAAAATGAAGATGAAGGTTATGTATCTTCTGCTCAATCTTTTGAGGCTTTAAGAAAGCAATACATAGAGCATGTTCTTTTAGAAACAAATTATAACATTTCGGAAACTGCAAGAAGGTTAGGCGTTTCACGTCCAACCCTTTACAGTTTGATAAGAAAATATAGTATTCAAATCCCGTAG